The genomic interval TAGAGGCGACCGAAGACTACCAACGAGCGTACCGCAACTACATTCGTGAGGCGACGAAGGAGTACCTCAACCGCTACGTCGGTCTGAAAACCATCGAAGCGCGCGGGCTGGTCACAGAAACACTCACTACCAAAGCTGAGTACGGTAATCGATCCTATCTCCACTACACCGTCGGCGAAATCGCTGGCGAGTTAACCGACACGTCCGACGACGGTCTCGGTGTCGCGCTCGATCTCGCATTCCGGGAGATCGGTGCTGAGATTCGAATTCTATTCGAGGATACCGATTATACGGCGATAGAACCAGAGTTCACAGTGCGTCGTGACGTGTTCGAGGAACTCGGTGAACTCGATGACGAGGCCTGGGCGGCTGATGAAGCGATCGGCTGGGTCTACCAGTACTTCGGTGAAAAGGAGCGTGAAGAGATCGACAAGCGAATCAAAGACGAGAACTACAAAGTACAAGATACCGACGTAGCGACGAAGACCCAACTGTTCACTCCACGGTATATTGTGGAATATCTTGTGGACAACTCTCTCGGGCGAACATGGCTTGAGATGCACGGTGATGAGACCTCTATTGACGCTGAAGACAATTGCTTCTATCTAACCCCAGTTGAGGAGTCATTGACCAACCGTAAGCCAAAAGACCCACAGGAAATCACAGTTCTCGATCCTGCCTGTGGTGGTGGCCACTTCCTATTCTATGCTTTCGATATACTGTATGAGATGTACAAAGAGAGGGCCGAAGTTGTTGAGTCGGAAATTCCCAGAGAAATACTAAGAAATAATCTTTATGGGATTGACATTGATCCAGGTGCTGTTCAACTTGCTGCGCTAGCCCTTTATCTCAAGGCAAAGTCTATTGAGCCAGATGTGGAAATAGACCGGATTAATATAGTTTCTGCAGACGCAATTCTTGTAAACGGGTCAAAAAAGCAAGAGGCAATAGATCAGCTTGATACTGAATTTGAACGAAAAATTCTCGAAACAATTTGGGAGGGTCTTGAGAATATCCGAGAATGGGGTAGTTTAGTTCGGATTGAAAAACAGGTTGAACAGATTTTGGAAGAAAAAAGAGAAGCAATTCAAAAATCTGGTCAGACACAATTCTCTGAGGAAGGTCTAATAACACAGTCCTCGTTTGTCACAGGTAGCGGGGAAAGGTCATGGGAAGAAATGAAAGAGCAACTGCTATCTGATGCCCAGGACCTCGCAAGTGAGGCACTAACACAGAATAATCCAGTTGATGAAATGTTCGCTGGTGAAGTTGTGAAGGGGGTGGAATTACTAGATGTTTTGATGGGTGAGTATGACGTTGTTGTAGCAAACCCTCCATATCTCGGTAGTAGAAAAATGGGTGATAAACTAAAGAATTTCACAAAAAGCGCATATGAAACATATCGAGATCTCTACGCCCCCTTCATCCAGAGGAATATCGAATTGTCAAAGGTAGAAGGATATGTAGCAATGGTTACGCCGGAGAGCTTTATGACTCAGTCTTCATATCAGGATATCCGTGAGTATATCATAAATAAAACGCAAGTTATAGACGGAGCACATTTATCCGGACATAGTTTTTCTATGAAAGACCGTCCGTTTACGATCCCCTTTGTTCTTCGAAACTCCAATCCAGCTAATTTCGAATCTTCCAGATTTTATCGAATGACGCATGAACAAGATAATTATAATTCTTACGAGAAGAAAATAGATGGTTTAAAACGAATCACCAAGACGCTCCGTCAAAATGAAATTGATGATGACGTATTTATTGTTGACCAGTCTGCCTTCACAAAGATAGGAAAGAAGCCGATGGTCTATTGGTTTGGTGATGAGATTCTTAAACTATTCACCAATCATCAGAATGTGGGTGACTTTGCTGAAGTTGTTGTCGGACTACAAACTGGGGATGATGACCGGTTCATGCGATGTTGGTGGGAGGTAGAATCAGTTGAAGAAGATGATAGATATCAATGGATAATAAACGGGGAAAACGATGATGAATACTACGAATCTCCTAGTAAGGTTGTCCTGTGGGAAAATGAAGGAGAACAGATAAAAGATTACGGTGGAAGTAGACCTCAGAATGAGGAATATTATGGTAAGTCTGGCATAATATATAGGAAGTTCAGCAAGCTATTCACTACAAAAATACATCCAAAAAACCATATATTTAGCCAAACTACAAGATTCATTTATACTGGCGATGAAAGAAAAGACATTCTACTGACAGGATATATGTCTTCTTCACTTGTAAGATTTCTTGTACAGGGTCTAAATCCGAGTGTTCACTTTAACCAAGGCGATGCAGAAAGAATACCTATTGACATCGATCAATTCGGTCCAAAGGTTGAAGAACTTACACAAAAGGGAATAGATATCCAGAAGGATCTCAATTCGTATGTTGAAACTCAGAGAGAATTTGATCCATCAAACGTTACAAAGAGCCCTCGTGAGATACTACGAGAAATCGAATTACGAAAAGCGGCGGTTCAAGTAATTCATGGTAAAGTTGATAACATTATCCATCAAACTTATGATCTATCTGACCAGGCGTTAGATCGGATATACAGGAATTTACCATCGAATTTGGCTGAATATCCATACTTAGTATCTGAGAGCCAATCAACGAACAGTGACATAGATGCGCCAATAGAAAGTGTCAGGATCGGGAAGGAAGAATATGAAGAGGTGGCAGACCAAATTAAGAAGAATTCAAACGATGATCTGAGAGAAATTTCTGAATCTCTTGAGATATCACCGCTCACTATTGCAGAGTGTAAATATACATATGACCTATACACGAAACAAGAACGTCAAGACACTGCAGGAAAGCTGGTTTCCTATCTTTTAGGAGAAGCATTGGGTCATTGGTCGTCGCTCCCTGATACAGGGCTGGACAATCAGGGAATACTTGTTTTCGATGAGAACTTTGACAATAATGTGGAAGCTGAGATAGAAAATAATCTAAAAGAGATATTTGAGGAGCCGAGACGAGCAAGAGAACAAATAGAAGACATGCTAAATAAGGATATTTCTAGCTGGCTCCGAGAAAATTACTTCAGATATTATCATTGTAAAGAATACCGGCGCCGAGGTCAGAGGAACCCCATTTATTGGCATCTTGAGAGTGATGATGGCAACTTCAGTTGCTTCATCCATTATAGGGCCTTGTCGGCAGACACTTTGCCAAAGCTCAGAGGCCAATATGTCGATAACAAAATCCAACGACTCCAGAACCGAATCCGAAATTTGGAATCTGAGTTAGAAGCGGATGAATCAAACCGAAAAGTTAGATCAGAAATCGAAGAACTGGAAATAGCTCTAGATGATGTGGAAGAATTTGGTCACCGAATAGACCAACTGATAGACTCTAAATTCACCCCTGACTTTGAGGCAGGCATCTATGAAAACTTACAGAGAATAGATGAATTTGATCTCCTGCAAACTGATGTAGACAAGTTATAACATACGCTCATCCGTAGCACATTGTTGATTTCACAGCGTCGCTCGAACAGCGTGTTTGAGAGCGTCTCGACCGGGTTTCCGAAACAGTTCCCGACGTAGTTGGAACGCTCTGAGATACTGCGTCAACTTGTCTTTCGAGACGCCTCGATGGGGCGAGAGCCACCGTCGCGTCAGCGACGCGTGGCTCTCGCAGGTGTTGACGTGAACTTCCTCATCGGCGTATTCGCCGTCGCCGTGGACGACGTATTCGCGGTCGAATGCGTCGTCGTCTTCGAGCGGTTCGTACGCTCGAAAGCCGTCGGTATAGACCGTGAGCGACTCCTCTTTGCGGTCAGCAAGGAGGAGTCGAATCGTCGATTCGTCGGCGGCTTTCGCTGGAATCACGTACCGCTGTCCGGTCCCGCGATCAGCGATTATGAACACGGGTGGCTTGTCGCCATCGTACGAACCTCGCCCGCGCGTGGACAGGCCACGCGAGCGCGACTCCTGGTCGCGCTCGCGGCCTTTCTTCCCCGCGTTGACGTACACTTCGTCGATTTCAACCGGACCAACGAGATCGAGGGAAGGCGCATCGAGCGCTCTGGCGAAGCGCTCGATGCGCCGGTGCATCGTCTTGTGTGTTACCTCGATTTCGCACTGTAGTTGGCGGAGACTGGTGTTAAACCGGAGAAACGCGTAGATCGAGAACAACCACCGGCGGAGCGCGATCTTCGAGTGAGCAAAGATTGTGCCCGTCTTGTCGTTGAACGTGCGGTCACAATTCTTACAGAGATACCGCTGAAACTCTCTGTAGCTGCCGTTTCTGACCGTTCGGTCAGAACGGCAGCGAGGACAGGTAACACCGTCACGCCAGCGAACCTGCGCCAACAGGTCCGCTGCGACCGATTCCGACCCAAACACATCTAGCGGAATCATTCGTGTCGGGCACCGCTGACGCGGTGCCCTTGTCCTCTTCGACTCCGCAGCGACCGCTCTGCAGTATCAACAATCTCCTACGCAAGAGCGTATAACATATATTCGAATATGCTTTGCATACAAATCAAATTGTATTAAGGTTTTTTTGAAGTTCCTCTATAAGTTTCTCCGCACCCTTTTCGCCAAGAGGGGTATTTATAACACATTTGCCAGATGAGGACACAGTAGCGGTGGATGAAACCTCTGATGGGTAGTACATAAGTAGAGAGCACTGTTCTGGTTCGTACTCCCCCTCAGAACCTAATACAATATCTAGACTGTTTAGGTCAATATTTTGATTGAGATCGATTGCATAGACGTAGTTCGACTTTTCGAATGTTACTGAGGAGACATCACTGAGTATATCATACTCATTAAAAACACGCAGAAGTGCATCTTTGAGAGAATTTAGTCCGTTTTCTGATTTACTGCCCATTAAAGTGTAGCTTCCCGACCGGTATATCATCGCTTTGCCAGGTATGCTTTTAAAACTGACAACCAAACCACTAGTAGACCTCTTTACTGACTCGATTTGACTCTCCCTGGTAAGCGTCTCAAGAAGTGCACCTAACTCCAATTCACGATGGATAGATCCACTCCCGACGATATTGACCAGCCGCAGATTATTATCAGGAGTCATCTCACTTGTAAGTGGCACATTTTCATCCACTTCCCGACAATTACTGGTGAACGCTTTAACACTGTGTGTCTAAGCTGGGCATGAGACAACAAAGCTTCAACGTAAGCGATAAGCATCAAGTCCCCGCCGAGATTCGTAACAACCAATGACTAATACGACCGCGGAAATCATCGCCGATCTCGAGGAGAGATTCGATCGGTACCCGGTCTGGGTGTGGTACGACTCCCACGAGAAGTACTCCAATATCATCGACGACATCGAGACGGAGATGGAAGACCGTGGCGTGAACGTGGCGCGGTATGATGGGAGCTTCTTCGAGCTGAAACGCCGTCTCTGGGAGGAAGACAACGATATCGAAGAGCAGTGGCTGTTCTATATTCCTCTCTGGCGGGACGAGGCAGACTGGTTCATGGACATCCACCGTCTGGGACATCAGTATCTCCCGGGAGCGGACATCGGCGAGAGTGCAGCACACAAGTACCTCGTCGGAAAGGAAGACCGCATTCCTGATGGCTACGAGAATTGGGGACAGAACCGAGAGCAACTCACCCGGGCGTTCTTTTGTGTCCTATTCGGTACGCACAGCCATTCTCCCAGAGACTACGTCGTCGAGTATCTAGCCAACCCCGACGAGTACCGTGAGACGATCGAGGAGTTCAATCAGAGCGCAGAGTGGGGAACCACCCTCAAATCGGACTACGGTATCGATGCAGGTCTTGACGCTGAAGAGATCGCGACCCAGATTCTCTTCGGGGAAGTCCAGCATCGTTCACCAGCCGAGCGCTTCGACAAGCTTGCTGCGGATGACACTCGTGGAGCAGCCCGCCTTTGTTCGTACTGGCAACGTCACGACACGAGAACGTACCTCGACTTTGCCGGGCGAATTGCTGAAGACCGTAACATCGCGGGTGCTGTCGTCGATTCCGATTCTCTCGACTGGCACGGAGAGGCATTTCGCCAGATCGACGATGGCCTCTTTCAGCTCATGCTCGATCGACTTTCAGAGGTCGAGTTTGGGCAGATGCCGGAAGAAGCGGAGTCGATTGCAAAGGCGGTTGAGCGACGGCGAGACGGGTTCTGGTATGAAGAGGGGTTTGTCGGCTATTGGGATATCCTCACCCACGGAACAACCGTCGTTCAATCGGCGTCGACCGCCATTAACGAGCTCGAATCCGAGAACCACACGTCCCAAAGTCTTGCCGAGGGTTACACCGATGGATGGTGGGAAATCGATGCCGAGTATCGGCGGTACGTTCAAAGCGCGATGGACTTTCGCCAGTACGTCGATGGGCTCGATGAAGTTCGGGACCGGATAACGAATTACTACACGCGCTTCGTTAAGGCGCTGAACCGCCCGCTTGCTGACGCACTGGCGGACGAACCGGAACTCGGCACGTTGCAGACCCAGTTCTTCGACGAGTATGTGGCGAACGACAAGGGGACCGCGGTGATAATCTGTGACGGGTTACGGTACGAACTCGCCAAGGAACTAGAAGGTGAAATCGAGAAGGGTGATAGCGAAATCGATCTATCATTGGGGCACGTTTCTGCGGCCCTTCCGTCGATCACGGAGGTGGGGATGGCCGCTCATCTTCCGGGTGAGTTGTCCCTGAGCCTGCAGAATGGTGACCTCGACGTCCAGGTGGCCGGGCAAGAGATAAGGCGAAAAGCTGATCGAGTCGACCGGCTCGAGGCGGCCGGGTTTACAGTCAGTAACCTCAGCGATATACTCGGAACCAGAAAAAGTGATCTCAAAGAAGAGGGCCAACCACCTCGTGTCGTCTACTCCGGGACGATTGACAAACTCGGTGAGACCCTCGATGACGATGACGCTCTCGTGAAATCCGCTGAGCACGTCCGCGACGTCGATGATGTGGTTCAGCGCCTCCGAGCTGTCGGATACACCCGGTTCGTCGTCACTGCAGACCACGGATTCCTCTATACTGAACGCTTGCCAGACGATCTAAAAATTGAGGCGCTTGACGGTGCGAAGATGACAAAGCGCCGTTTCGCACTTGCGGAGAGTGATGATGTCGTTACTGCAGGCGGAGAGGTTGTCGAATTCGAGGCGAACCACTTCGATGCACTCGGAATCGATGCTCCGAATCTGCGAGTCTACTTCCCCAGAAGTGTGGCTTGTTTCAAACAGGCTGGTGGAAACATGCAATACTTCCACGGCGGCATCTCTATGCAGGAACTCGCTGTTCCGTGCCTCACAATCGCTACAGAAGAGTTCGAAGAAGAGGCCCCTGTTGAGTACGAGGTGACGTTCCCCGAGAAGGTAACGAACACCATCATCGATATCGAGATCAATGCGCGAAGTAATCAGATCTCGTTCGAGCGCACGCCAACGCTCCGGTTAACGGCTTCCGTCGACGGACGAGAAGTGGCAGAGCCGAAGGTCATCGAAATCAACCAGGGGGGGAATGAAGAGACACTACGATTGAAGAGCGGGGAACTCGAGGAGGATAGTACCGTCATCTTCGAGGCGATCGATGAGGAGACTCGTGAAACGGTCGCCCGACAGGAGGCAGAGATTGATATGCTAATACGGGACGACTTTGGGTTTGATGTCTAATGGCTCGGCGTGATCTCGATCAGAAGGCGCTTGAACACTTCTCGGGGCGAGTGGTCCGGAAGGACATCGTTCAGGATATAAAATCCGGAGCGAACGTCCCGACGTACGTCCTTGAGTATCTAGTCGGACAGTACTGTGCGACCGACAGTGACGCAGCAATTGAGGAAGGCGTCGAGACTGTCAAAAACATTCTCAAGAAACACTATGTGAGACCTGACGAAGCAGAATTCGTCAAGTCAGAGGTTCGGGAGCGGGGACGATATCGGGTCATCGACAAGGTTTCTGTTCGACTAGACGAGAAGCAGGACGCTTACGTTGGGTCGTTCGTCAACCTGAATCTCAACGATGTAGAGATCAACGAGCACCTCGTTAGCAAGCATCCGAAGTTACTGGGTGGCGGCGTTTGGGCGATCATCGACTTAGAGTACATTCCAGAGAACGCCGGTTCCAGCAAGAGCCTGTTCGGCATTGAGACCTTCAAGCCGATTCAGGTATCGCAGTTGAACCTCGAGGAGATCAAAGAAGGACGTCGTCAGTTTACACGCGACGAATGGCGTGACCTACTGCTACACAGCGTCGGCTACGATCCATCCTCATTCAACGAACGCGAGAAGATGTTGTTCCTACTGCGGTGTCTACCTCTTTGCGAAAACAACTACAACTACGTCGAACTTGGACCGAGGGGAACCGGGAAAAGCTATCTTTACCGAGAGATCAGTCCACACTCAATCCTTATCTCCGGTGGAAAAACAACGGTCGCTAAACTCTTCTTGAACTTGAATACAGGCCAGATTGGCTTGGTCGGTCGGTGGGACGTCGTTGCATTCGACGAGGTCGGCGGCCTCCGGTTTACCGATGCAGAAGCAGTTCAGATGCTCAAGGACTACATGGAATCGGGGAGCTTCTCACGCGGGACTGAAGAGTTGACCGCCCAGGCGTCGATGGTCTACATTGGCAACATAGACCTCGATATCGAAGGTGTCCTCAAGAGCTCACACCTGTTCAAACCGTTCCCGGACGAAATGCAGGATCTTGCCCTCATCGACCGTTTCCATTACTACCTTCCAGGGTGGGAAGTGCCCAAGATGCGATCCGAATTCTTCGACGATCAGTTCGGCTTTATCGTCGACTACTTCTCCGAATTCATGCGCGAGCTTCGGAAGGATTCGTATTCTGATGCAATCAACCAGCATTTCGCTCTCGGAGATCATCTCAATCAACGCGATGAGAAAGCGGTACGCAAGACGGTCTCTGGGTTCCTGAAAATGCTTCACCCCCACGGGGAATACACCAAGGAAGAACTGCGTGAGTATCTTGAATTCGCGATAGAAGGCCGCCGTCGTGTCAAAGAGCAACTGAAGCGAATCGGGGGAATGGAATATCGTGCGGTCAATTTCTCCTACATCGATTTAGAGACTCGCGAAGAGGTATTCGTCACTGTCCCAGAAGAAGCGGAAGAGACACTCATTCCCCAGGGAACCCAACAGCCCGGCACGATCTATACAATCGGAGAATCCGAATCACGGAATGCCGTCTTCCGAATCGAGACACAAACTCTCCCAGGGAAGGGCAAAAAGAGCATCTCCGGAACCCCTGGGTCGGAGATGAAAGAAGAGTTCCAGACGGCGTACGACTACCTTCAAGCCAATATGCGGCAGTTGTCTAAAGATGAATCACTGGACGACCATGACGTGAAAATCCAAGTGATAAACCCCTCAGATGCCACTCAGGGAGCCGAAACGAGTGTTGGGTTCCTAGTTGGAACAATTTCCAGCATTCTCGAACGACCAGTTCGACCAGGACTTGTTGTTCTCGGAAGTATGAGTCTCATGGGAGGACTGGTGAACGTTGGATCGCTGGTAGACAAGTTGCAGCTGGCGGTCGACTCCGGTGCCTCAACAGTACTGCTGCCTGCAAAGAACAAAGGGGACTTCGCGAAGATTCCCGACGAGATCCTCGACGAACTTGAATTAGTGTTCTACACTGATCCGATCGAAGCAGCTAGCAAAGCGATGCAGCTGGAGTGAGGTAGTAATATGATATGGTTCCGATAATTCCGATGCCGTCGAGACGCGCCGAGGCTATTATTGCTCAGCTCACAGTCGAACTTGGGTCATTCATCACCTCTTTCGTTAGATCGACTAAGTCTGCTTTCGACATCGGGTCAATGTCTACGCGGTTGCCTTCGGCAGTATAGAAGATCCCGGCAGTCACGTCTCGATCAGAGAACCACTCACGTAAGACGTGATAGTATACGCTGAGTTGCTTCCGATACTCATCCTCGGCGTGCCGCCCGAGGTCGGTCTTGAAGTCGATGATCTCGACGGTATCGGGGCGAATGTGAACGAGGTCAACGATACCAGAGATGGTAACCTGCTCGCCGTCGACAGTGAGCGGCAGATACGCATCCTCCTCGATTCGCAACTCACCATCGAGCGAGTCCAGGAATGTCTTGATGTGACGCTCGTCGTCGTTCGCAGGTTCGACATTCCCCTCCAGCACGTACCGCTCAGCGAACTCGTGGGTTTGCGTTCCGAACGCGATCCCTCTCCCATCGTCGACGTCCTCGAACACATCGTCGCGCATGAGCGTGTGTGGTGAGTGTCCGACTGGGCCGTCCGGCGTCGGCACAGCAATCTGCAAGTGCGCCTGCGTCGTTTCGCTGACGTCGTCCTCCTGAACGTCAGGCTCCAGTTCTTCGAGGTCGACCGGGAGCTCTTCGACGAACGTGTTCGGGCTCTCGCCTGCAGCGAACACGAGGTGGCTCTCAGCCCGCGTCATTGCGACGTAGAGCAAGCGTCGTTCCTCATCGTAGCCACGCGGCAGGCACTTCCGAAGGACGTCGGTCTGCCAGTTGTCGTGAATGTGGGGATACCCGTGGTCGTCGGCGTAGAGCTTCCGTTGGCATAGCCCGATCGGATCGTCGAACGTGATCGCGTTACTGTTCCCGCCCGACGGTGGGAAGCGATGGGAGTTCATGTTCGCGAGCACAACAATAGGGTGTTCGAGACCCTTTGCCGCGTGAATAGTCTGGACCGTTACCGAGTTCATGCCGGCGCTCGCGTGAACCTCGTGAGTGCTCCCGTCCTCGATGCCGCGCTCGATGAATCGGATGAGGTCACCTCGTGTCAACGTCGTCGCGCTGTGGACAGACTGTATCGTCGTCAGCAGCACGTCGGCATACGCCCCGTCGTAGTCGTACTGGGAGAACACTCGCTGGGCGACCCCACCGACCGTCTCCAGTGACGCGAGCTCCGACTTGAACGCCTGCATATTGTCGGGGTACTCTGCGCTATCGAGGACGTGTTTGACCTCGTCGAGCGTGTAGCCAGCTTCCTCGAGGACGACGGCCCACCCTCGCTCTGCGTCGGATTCGAGAATTCGCAGCCACGCCAGCAGAAGCTTCGCCGGGTCAGACCGGAATAACTCGATGCCGCCCTCGTACGCCATCGGCAACCCGTACTCCTCGGCAACAGAGAGGAGTTCTC from Halomarina pelagica carries:
- the pglX gene encoding BREX-1 system adenine-specific DNA-methyltransferase PglX encodes the protein MSTKSRQNGLSSDDRSQIRSAILSSREMLELEFERQLERYGVYDDDRVPLSKLGHLSLQDRETRREIDAALERELEATEDYQRAYRNYIREATKEYLNRYVGLKTIEARGLVTETLTTKAEYGNRSYLHYTVGEIAGELTDTSDDGLGVALDLAFREIGAEIRILFEDTDYTAIEPEFTVRRDVFEELGELDDEAWAADEAIGWVYQYFGEKEREEIDKRIKDENYKVQDTDVATKTQLFTPRYIVEYLVDNSLGRTWLEMHGDETSIDAEDNCFYLTPVEESLTNRKPKDPQEITVLDPACGGGHFLFYAFDILYEMYKERAEVVESEIPREILRNNLYGIDIDPGAVQLAALALYLKAKSIEPDVEIDRINIVSADAILVNGSKKQEAIDQLDTEFERKILETIWEGLENIREWGSLVRIEKQVEQILEEKREAIQKSGQTQFSEEGLITQSSFVTGSGERSWEEMKEQLLSDAQDLASEALTQNNPVDEMFAGEVVKGVELLDVLMGEYDVVVANPPYLGSRKMGDKLKNFTKSAYETYRDLYAPFIQRNIELSKVEGYVAMVTPESFMTQSSYQDIREYIINKTQVIDGAHLSGHSFSMKDRPFTIPFVLRNSNPANFESSRFYRMTHEQDNYNSYEKKIDGLKRITKTLRQNEIDDDVFIVDQSAFTKIGKKPMVYWFGDEILKLFTNHQNVGDFAEVVVGLQTGDDDRFMRCWWEVESVEEDDRYQWIINGENDDEYYESPSKVVLWENEGEQIKDYGGSRPQNEEYYGKSGIIYRKFSKLFTTKIHPKNHIFSQTTRFIYTGDERKDILLTGYMSSSLVRFLVQGLNPSVHFNQGDAERIPIDIDQFGPKVEELTQKGIDIQKDLNSYVETQREFDPSNVTKSPREILREIELRKAAVQVIHGKVDNIIHQTYDLSDQALDRIYRNLPSNLAEYPYLVSESQSTNSDIDAPIESVRIGKEEYEEVADQIKKNSNDDLREISESLEISPLTIAECKYTYDLYTKQERQDTAGKLVSYLLGEALGHWSSLPDTGLDNQGILVFDENFDNNVEAEIENNLKEIFEEPRRAREQIEDMLNKDISSWLRENYFRYYHCKEYRRRGQRNPIYWHLESDDGNFSCFIHYRALSADTLPKLRGQYVDNKIQRLQNRIRNLESELEADESNRKVRSEIEELEIALDDVEEFGHRIDQLIDSKFTPDFEAGIYENLQRIDEFDLLQTDVDKL
- a CDS encoding IS1595 family transposase, whose protein sequence is MIPLDVFGSESVAADLLAQVRWRDGVTCPRCRSDRTVRNGSYREFQRYLCKNCDRTFNDKTGTIFAHSKIALRRWLFSIYAFLRFNTSLRQLQCEIEVTHKTMHRRIERFARALDAPSLDLVGPVEIDEVYVNAGKKGRERDQESRSRGLSTRGRGSYDGDKPPVFIIADRGTGQRYVIPAKAADESTIRLLLADRKEESLTVYTDGFRAYEPLEDDDAFDREYVVHGDGEYADEEVHVNTCESHASLTRRWLSPHRGVSKDKLTQYLRAFQLRRELFRKPGRDALKHAVRATL
- a CDS encoding PglZ domain-containing protein, with product MTNTTAEIIADLEERFDRYPVWVWYDSHEKYSNIIDDIETEMEDRGVNVARYDGSFFELKRRLWEEDNDIEEQWLFYIPLWRDEADWFMDIHRLGHQYLPGADIGESAAHKYLVGKEDRIPDGYENWGQNREQLTRAFFCVLFGTHSHSPRDYVVEYLANPDEYRETIEEFNQSAEWGTTLKSDYGIDAGLDAEEIATQILFGEVQHRSPAERFDKLAADDTRGAARLCSYWQRHDTRTYLDFAGRIAEDRNIAGAVVDSDSLDWHGEAFRQIDDGLFQLMLDRLSEVEFGQMPEEAESIAKAVERRRDGFWYEEGFVGYWDILTHGTTVVQSASTAINELESENHTSQSLAEGYTDGWWEIDAEYRRYVQSAMDFRQYVDGLDEVRDRITNYYTRFVKALNRPLADALADEPELGTLQTQFFDEYVANDKGTAVIICDGLRYELAKELEGEIEKGDSEIDLSLGHVSAALPSITEVGMAAHLPGELSLSLQNGDLDVQVAGQEIRRKADRVDRLEAAGFTVSNLSDILGTRKSDLKEEGQPPRVVYSGTIDKLGETLDDDDALVKSAEHVRDVDDVVQRLRAVGYTRFVVTADHGFLYTERLPDDLKIEALDGAKMTKRRFALAESDDVVTAGGEVVEFEANHFDALGIDAPNLRVYFPRSVACFKQAGGNMQYFHGGISMQELAVPCLTIATEEFEEEAPVEYEVTFPEKVTNTIIDIEINARSNQISFERTPTLRLTASVDGREVAEPKVIEINQGGNEETLRLKSGELEEDSTVIFEAIDEETRETVARQEAEIDMLIRDDFGFDV
- the brxL gene encoding protease Lon-related BREX system protein BrxL, producing the protein MARRDLDQKALEHFSGRVVRKDIVQDIKSGANVPTYVLEYLVGQYCATDSDAAIEEGVETVKNILKKHYVRPDEAEFVKSEVRERGRYRVIDKVSVRLDEKQDAYVGSFVNLNLNDVEINEHLVSKHPKLLGGGVWAIIDLEYIPENAGSSKSLFGIETFKPIQVSQLNLEEIKEGRRQFTRDEWRDLLLHSVGYDPSSFNEREKMLFLLRCLPLCENNYNYVELGPRGTGKSYLYREISPHSILISGGKTTVAKLFLNLNTGQIGLVGRWDVVAFDEVGGLRFTDAEAVQMLKDYMESGSFSRGTEELTAQASMVYIGNIDLDIEGVLKSSHLFKPFPDEMQDLALIDRFHYYLPGWEVPKMRSEFFDDQFGFIVDYFSEFMRELRKDSYSDAINQHFALGDHLNQRDEKAVRKTVSGFLKMLHPHGEYTKEELREYLEFAIEGRRRVKEQLKRIGGMEYRAVNFSYIDLETREEVFVTVPEEAEETLIPQGTQQPGTIYTIGESESRNAVFRIETQTLPGKGKKSISGTPGSEMKEEFQTAYDYLQANMRQLSKDESLDDHDVKIQVINPSDATQGAETSVGFLVGTISSILERPVRPGLVVLGSMSLMGGLVNVGSLVDKLQLAVDSGASTVLLPAKNKGDFAKIPDEILDELELVFYTDPIEAASKAMQLE